The stretch of DNA GATATGGTCTGCTTGGTCTGCGAGCCAGTCGTGAACCCGCCCGATGTCGATTGCCCACTCGTCGTGGCCGGTCAACTCCGGCATGTACTCGATGAGCTGGAGTTGCAAGCCCTCGTTTTCGGCAACGTGGTCTACCATCTCCGGGACGTAGCCCGCTGTCTGCTTGAACACGACCATGTTCAGCTTCACGGGGTCGAGTCCCGCGTCAAGTGCCGCTTGCACGCCTTCGAGCACGCGGTCGTAGGCTCCGCTTTTCGTAATCTCCGCGAACTCTTTGGGGTCGAGCGCGTCCTGTGAGACGTTCACCCGCGCAAGCCCAGCTTCTTTGAGCGCCTCCGCCCGGCCCGGCAAGAACGTCCCGTTCGTCGTCAGCGACACCTCCATCGAGTCGGGCGTCCGCCGAATAATCTCCTCTAAATCTTCGCGCAACATCGGCTCGCCGCCTGTGAACTTCACTTTCTCGACGCCAAACTCTTCGACGACCTCCAGAAATCGAACCACGTCGTCCGCGCTCATCTCGTTTTCTTGCGGGTCCATCGGCCCGCGCGTGTCCCCAAGCCCCTCGTTGTGACAGTAGACACAATCAAAATTACACCGGTCGGTGAGCGAAATCCGCACGCCCGTCACCTCGCGGCCAAAATCGTCCGTGAGCATATGACACACTTCTCGTGCGTCCGCATAAGTTGGCGGGACAAAACACCCCCAAAGTAACCAAAATTGCTTACGGGTTCCGGCAATCCGCAACGAGACCCCGTTGCAATCGAGCGTCAGTCTACCGACGAAGTCCGTCGTCGGTCTGGGCCTTCACAAGCCTTATCGCCCCGTCACGATGTACGTGCGACCATGGACAAAGCGGACATCCTCGACCTCCTGCGACGGGTAGACGACCCCGACCTCGGTGACGACATCGTCTCGCTGAACCTCGTAAACGAGGTCACTATCGACGCAGACGACACCGTCCACATCTCACTCGCGCTCGGTGCACCCTACTCGCCGAACGAAACACAGATCGCCGCTCGCGTACGCGAAGTACTCTCAAAAGAAGGCATCGAGCCGGAACTCACCGCAGACGTAGACCGTGGCATCACCGCAGACGAAAGTATCCTCCCGAACGTCAAGAACATCATCGCCGTCGCCTCGGGCAAAGGAGGCGTCGGAAAATCTACGGTTGCGGTGAACTTGGCCGCTGGCCTCTCCCAAATGGGCGCGCGCGTCGGTCTCTTCGACGCAGACGTCTACGGCCCAAACGTCCCGCGGATGGTCGGCTCAGACGAACGCCCGAAGGCAACCGCCGA from Haladaptatus sp. ZSTT2 encodes:
- the moaA gene encoding GTP 3',8-cyclase MoaA, producing MLTDDFGREVTGVRISLTDRCNFDCVYCHNEGLGDTRGPMDPQENEMSADDVVRFLEVVEEFGVEKVKFTGGEPMLREDLEEIIRRTPDSMEVSLTTNGTFLPGRAEALKEAGLARVNVSQDALDPKEFAEITKSGAYDRVLEGVQAALDAGLDPVKLNMVVFKQTAGYVPEMVDHVAENEGLQLQLIEYMPELTGHDEWAIDIGRVHDWLADQADHIERRNMHGRKRYYIGKGMVEIVDPVGNKSFCANCHRVRVTHEGYLKGCLNRNDDLRPMGEMTKDEIRTAFRAVVANRVPYYGEYLIEEDGEWVVNEKYLPEKTVGV